The genomic stretch tttaattccccccacagtgtttaaaGTGGTTCAGACATTTCTGCAGAATGGAGCTTAAAAGAATACCATACCAGTGTCTAAATAACACACGCCTGGATGAATGGAAAATAGCATGTGATACGCCAAATAAATCATGACTAAAGTAGATTGCTTTAGACCTTCAACCATTGCACTTCCATATAGATGATGCCAAGCAAGCTACCCCTAAACCGATCCCAGTGGTGTGTGTTTATTAGAGATTACCTGCTTTTGGCTGTCACAGTGCTGGCAAGCTTACCCTACCAGTCTAATATGGTGGCGGGCCGATGGTTCTCAGTCATTAATAGCATGTCAATgtctttttctcttatgtcctagaggatgctggggactccgtaaggaccatggggtatagacgggctccgcaggagacatgggcactctaaagactttagaatgggtgtgcactggctcctccctctatgcccctcctccagacctcagatcctgtgcccagaggtgactgggtgcactgcatgggagctctactgagtttctctgaaaatagactttttgttaggttttttattttcagggagcactgctggcagcaggctccctgcttcgtgggactgaggggagagaagcagccctatttaaatgataggctctgcttcttaggctactggacaccattagctccagaggatcggaacgcaggtctcaccctcgccgttcgtcccggagccgcgccgccgtcctcctcacagagccggaagatagaagccgggtgagtattaagaagaaagaagacttcaaaggcggcagaagacttcagttcttcactgaggtaacgcgcagcgccattgctcccacacatatacacacagcgggcactgcaagggtgcagggcgcagggggggcgccctgggcagcaatattaacctcaagggacactggcagatagattagatactgcagaggcggtatattgaaaaccccccgccagtataaataatttgagcgggaccaaagcccgccggtgagggggcggagcttgatcctccagcgccattttctccacagcacactgcagagaagctggctccccggactctaccctgctgaacacggttccagagggcaaaaaagaggggggggggcacatttaattggcgcagtgagtgtatttatatatttatataaaagcgctatactaactgggattttattccagtgtccggtggcgctgggtgtgtgctggcttacactgtctctccaaagggccttattgggggactgtctccatatagatatatccctgagtgtgtgggggtgtcggtacgtgtgtgtcggcatgtctgaagcggaaggctcatctaaggaggaggtggagcagatgattgtggtgtctccgtcggcaacgccgacacctgattggttggatatgtggaatgttttaaatgcaaatgtgaatttattacacaaaaggttggacaaagcagagtctagGGAaggtacagggagtcaatccatggctttgactgtgtcacagggcccttcagggtctcagaaacgtccccagtcccaagtagcagacactgataccgacacggattctgactccagtgtcgactacgatgatgcgaggttacacccaagggtggccaaaagtattcattatatgattattgcaataaaagatgttttgcatatcacagatgacccctcggtccctgacacgagggtatgcatgtttaaggaaaagaaacctgaggtaacgtttcccccatctcatgagctgaacgcgttatttgaaaaagcttgggaaactccagacaaaaaactgcagattcccaagaggattcttatggcgtatcctttccctgcacaggacagggtacggtgggaatcctcgcccagggtggacaaggctttaacgcgcttgtccaagaaggtggcgctaccgtctccagacactgcagccctcaaggatcctgctgatcgcagacaggaaactaccttaaaatcaatttatacacatacgggtgctttgctcagaccggcaatagcgtcggcttgggtttgtagcacggtagcagcttggacagataccttgtcagctgacattgataccctagataagggataccattttattgaccttaggtcacattaaagacgcagtcttatatatgagagacgctcagagagatgttgggctgctaggttcgagagccaacgccatggcgatttctgctaggcgagccccgtggacccgccaatggacgggtgatgccgactcgaagaggcatatggaagttttgccttacaagggtgaggttttatttggggaaggtctcgcggacctggttcccacagctactgcgggtaaatctacttttttaccttatgttcccccacagcaaaagagaacaccacaatatcagatgcaatcctttcggccgcataagtccagaagaggtcggggctcttccttcctcgccagaggtaagggtagagggaaaagaatgcctgctacggctagttcccaggagcagaagtcctccccggcttctactaaatccaccgcatgacgctggggctccacggagggagtccgcgccagtgggggcacgtcatcgactcttcagccacgcctGGGTTCAGtcagaagtggatccttgggcaatggaaattgtatcccaaggatacaagctggaatgcgaagacgtgcctcctcgccggtttttcaaatcggcgttaccagcttcttccccagaaagggagatagttttagctgcaattcaaaaactgtgtcaacaacaagtggttgtcgaggttcccctagttcaacaggggaaggggtactattcaaccctgtttgtggttccgaaaccggatggctcggtcaggcctgttctaaatctaaaatccctaaacctgtacttggaaaaagttcaaattcaagatggaatcgctccgggcagttatctccagcctggaagggggggcttttatggtgtcactagacataaaggatgcataccttcatgtccccatatatccccctcatcaggcgtacatgaggattttcaccaaggtaatggcggaaatgatggtgctccttcgcaggcagggagtcacaattatcccgtacttggacgatctcctgataaaagcaagatcgagagatcagttgctaaaaagcgtgtcgctctccctgagagtgctgcagcaacatggctggattctaaatctaccaaagtcacagttggttccaacgactcggctatctttcttaggcatgattctggacacgaaacaagagggtttttctcccaatggaaaaagcccaggaactccagaacatggtcagagacctgttaaaaccgaaaagagtgtcagtccatcaatgcactcgagtactgggaaaaatggtggcgacctacgaggccatccccttcggcaggtttcatgcgaggacatttcagtgggatcttctggacaagtggtccgggtcccatcttcaaattcttcagaaaataagcctgtcccccagggccagggtgtctctcctgtggtggctgcagcgtgctcaccttctagagggtcgcaggttcggcattcaagactgggttctggtgaccacggacgcgagcctccgaggttggggagcagtcacacaaggaagaaactttcagggactatggtcaagccaggaggcttgtctacacatcaacatactggaattgagggccatatacaacggtctatgacaagcggagaatcttcttcgcgaccaaccggttctgattcaatcagacaatgtcacagccgtggctcatgtaaaccgccaaggcgggatatGGAGCAGAgttgcaatggtggaagccaccaggattcttcgctgggcggaaaatcacgtaagcgctctgtcagctgtcttcattctgggagtggacaactgggaagcggacttcctcagcagacacgatctccatccaggagagtggggacttcatcaagaagtctttgcagagataacgggtctctggggaattcctcaaatagacaggatggcgtcacacctcaacaagaagcttcggaggtattgtgccaggtcaagggaccctcaggcagtagcggtagacgccctggtgacaccatgggtgtttcagtcggtctatgtgttccctcctcttcctctcatctcaaaaatattgagaatcataagacgaaaaagagtgcagacaatactcattgttccagattggcctcgaagggcctggtattcggattttcgggagatgctcacagaagatccatggcctcttcctctcagggaggacctgttgcagcaggggccctgcgtgttccaagacttaccgcggttacgtttgacggcatggcggttgaacaccgaatcctagctgggaaaggtattccggaggaagtcatccctactctgataagggctaggaaggtggtgacggtgaaacattatcaccgtatctggaggaagtatgtatcttggtgtgaagtcaagaatgctcctactgaagatttccacctgggccgttttctccactttctacagacaggagtggatatgggcctgaagttagggtcgaaatctgtaccttaatggagcctatctatattctttcagaaggaattggcttctctcccagaagtccagacttttgtaaagggagtatatAGTTCCCTTTCTACAGGTACTATATGCACATACAGACAAGTAAACTTTGTTTTCAAAAATAAATTAAAAGTTCTCTTTTTAGAAAACTATGTCCGCTTGTGCATATATTCTCAGGCGCAGTAGTGAATTAATTAAATAGAAAAGATTAAAAATAACTGGTCAATTAAAAAAGGTTATAAACATATAGGCTGCTCCCACCTAGTACTCTGAATTTGTACTAACACAAATTAAGCGAGATCTTTTtttgagcatatatacatatatatatctctcagagaGCGCATTATCTTTATAACATTTATTAAACCATAAAATATAATACAAAGAACTCTGCTTTGATTAGTTCAACACACACTTGTATAAAACACCAAATGGTTACTTTGAAACACTAAGGTATAGATTTGTAATTATATTGCTACAAAGGTGTCATCTTATAGTCACTTAACAGTCTTTAGTTTCCATCTACGGCCAGCTGATACCTGGATGGAAAGGATGTTTTGACTTCTTTGTTGTTATTTCCACTGAAGAGTATATGCAGAATATAAATTACCGTTTGTACTTTACTGTATAAACTTATAACTCCTGGAATATTGTTCCTTAGTAGGCACAATTGTGACAATTATTGCTGCCAAACAACAGGTGATTGATATGTTTGTGATCTCACCTCCTCACAGTCACTTGCAGGTTTGCGGTTCAAAGTAAaaaagcagtgcccggctgcggcagcCCGCCGCTGGATGTACCTTTCGCCGGAGTCGCTTAGTTACCAGAGCCCGTCACTTCCTCTTTATCCCCAGCCGGGGTGAGCACTGTGTTTGCGTGGATCGTGGTGTCCGGCTGCAGCTGCACGCTGCCTTGTCTCTCCTTATAAGGTGCCGCTCCACCTTTTTCCTTTGCTAAGGATAATATCCAGTGCCAGTGCTGTGGTTTGTAAGGTAGAAGCAATAACCCAGGTATATATAGGTTTCAAAGTCCAGATGATGGAtcgtccttgacgcgtttctccgttgtatcTTTTTAACGGTTTCCTGAGGAAAAAGGTGGAGCGGCACCTAATAAGGAAAAAGGTGGAGCGGCACCTAATAAGGAGAGACAAGGCAGCGTGCAGCTGCAGCCGGACACCACGATCCACGCAAACACAGTGCTCACCCCGGCTGGGGATAAAGAGGAGGTGACGGGCTCTGGTGACTAAGCGACTCCGGCGAAAGGTACATCCAGCGGCGGgctgccgcagccgggcactgcttttTTACTTTGAACCGCATACCTGCAAGTGACTGTGAGGAGGTGAGATCACAAACATATCAATCACCTGTTGTTTGGCAGCAATAATTGTCACAATTGTGCCTACTAAGGAACAATATTCCAGGAGTTATAAGTTTATACAGTAAAGTACAAACGGTAATTTATATTCTGCATATACTCTTCAGTGGAAATAACAACAAAGAAGTCAAAACATCCTTTCCATCCAGGTATCAGCTGGCCGTAGATGGAAACTAAAGACTGTTAAGTGACTATAAGATGACACCTTTGTAGCAATATAATTACAAATCTATACCTTAGTGTTTCAAAGTAACCATTTGGTGTTTTATGCAAGTGTGTTGAACTAATCAAAGCAGAGTTCTTtgtattatattttattgtttaataaatgttataaagataatgcacttttgtaaagggagttctgcacatccagcctccttttgtgcccccagtggcaccatgggaccttaacgtggtgttacggttcctaaaatctcactggtttgaacctcttcaaacggttgaattaaaatttctcacgtggaaggtggtcatgttgttggccttggcatctgcaaggcgggtgtccgaattggcggctttgtctcacaaaagcctctatctgattttccatgtggatagagcagagttgaggactcgtcctcaatttttgcctaaggtggtttcatcgtttcatatgaaccaacctattgtggtgcctgtggctacgggagacttggaggattccaagtccctggatgtagtcagggccttaacaatttacgtagccaggacggctcgggttaggaaaacagaggcactgtttgtcctgtatgcagccaacaaggttggcgctcctgcttctaagcagactattgctcgctggatctgtaccacgattcagcaggctcattctacggctggattgccgttaccaaattcggtaaaggcccattccactaggaaggtgggctcttcttgggcggctgcccgaggcgtctcggctttacagctttgccgagcagctacttggtcgggttcaaacacctttgctaaattctacaagtttgataccctggctgatgaggacctcatgtttgctcaatcggtgctgcagagtcatccgcactctcccgctcgtttggagctttgatatccccatggtccttacggagtccccagcatcctctaggacgtaagagaaaataagattttaaacctaccggtaaatctttttctcctagtccgtagaggatactgggcgccccgtcccagtgcggacatatttctgcaagacttgtacatagttattgcttacataagggttatgtttcagttgagatcagtctttggctgatgctgttttgttcatactgttaactggttgcgtatattccaggttatacggtgtggatggtgtgggctggtatgaatcttgcccttagattaacaaaaatcctttccacgtactgtccgtctcctctgggcacagtttctctaactgaggtctggaggaggggcatagaggaaggagccagtgcacacccatatctaaagttctttttagtgcccatgtctcctgcggagcccgtctatccccatggtccttatggagtcctcagcatcctctacggactaggagtaaaatatttaccggtaggtttaaaatcttattttctcctagtccgtagaggatgctgggcgcccgtcccagtgcggacatatttctgcaaggcttgtacaggttgagtatcccttatccaaaatgcttgggaccagaggaattttggatatcggatttttccgtattttggaataattgcataccataatgagatatcatggtgatgggacctaaatctaagcacagaatgcatttatgttacatatacaccttatacacacagcctgaaggtaattttagccaatactttttataactttgtgcattaaacaaagtgtgtgtacattgagccatcaaaaaacaaaggtttcactatctcagtctcactcaaaaaagtccgtatttcggaatattccatatttcggaatatttggatatgggatactcaacctgtatatagttgttgcttacataagggttatgttacagttaagatcagtctttggctgatgctgttttgttcatactgttaactggttgcgtatattccaggttatacggcgtggatggtgtgggctggtatgaatcttgcccttagattaaaaaaaatcctttcctcgtactgtccgtctcctctgggcacagtttctctaactgaggtctggaggaggggcatagagggaggagccagtgcacacccattctaaagtctttagagtgcccatgtctcctgcggagcccgtctataccccatggtccttacggagtccccagcatcctctacggactaggagaaaaatatttaccggtaggtttaaaatcttattttttccctgcgTAGGGGGCATATTGCCCATACCTGTTATGCCCTGCATAACACCACTCTCTTTTCCTGATTGGCCTACCATGTCCCACCCATCATTCAATCAGAGCTGCTgtctggtacgtgtgtgtgtgtgtgtgtgtgtgtgtgtgtgtgtgtgtgtgtgtgtgtgtgtgtgtgtgagtagtaGTGATGGCCATCGGTGATGTAAACCATCAGTGGTTTCCTGCCATTGATGATGAACCATTTGATGCTCATCCCTAGCATAGACTGTGCTGCCAAAGGAATAATGTTTGCATAGTTCTCCCCCACTCATGATATTCTCTGTAGGCATAATTAATAGGTATAGATGAAGCCTTCTGGCCTAGAGTATTTAGCATTATATTAAGCTTGAACACGAGTGAAAGGGAACCATCACATGGGTGCACCTTTTGTCAATTCAGAGACTCTATGTTCCTCTGTGACGCTGAGAGTCCGTGTTTCCCAACCTTCGGCTTCAAGGAACACTAACGCTCCAGGTGTGTGTGataaccatgcttgagcacagatggttaaatcaaaataactgagatactaataAGTCAACTGTGCtagagtatggctatccttaaaacctggattgttagtgtgccttgaggacttaaGGAACCCATATAGGAAGTCCTCATACGTTGATAAATTTAATGACAAATCATGATCTTAACCTAATCCATTCCAATGTTAACTGGAACCAGGGTTTCTATCTCATGGTGCATGCAAACTCATTGCAGATGCTTAGCTATGTTGTGGCACTGGGTGAGTCAATACTGAATTAATAGTGTGTAATAAGTTTCATCTGTATAATAATTCTGGATGGTCTGTCCCATGTCCAATTAAAAAGTGTAATAAATCGTCATTTCAACTCAAGTACTGTAAATAGACCTGTTAATTATGATATAAAGTCGGAAAGATAGAAGTAATGCATTCCTGGTATGTGTTACACCATGTCCAAGCTCTTATACACTAAAGGCCCctatccactagtgcgatatggccaCTTTTCATCTGATTCCgagcttttggaatgagaggatgaAAAGTGTCATATCGCATGTCCTTCTCTGACTCTGACCCGAGGTGCATTCCTGTGCTCCTCAGATTGGAGTCTCAGACAGTCATGACTGCCATGAATATTTATTGTAATCGGAGGTAaaaaggtgcacatcggagtgCATCTGTACACCTGCGATCTTATCACAGACGATAGCTCGGAGGAATCTCTTGACTTGCACCTTGGACAGACCCATCCACATGCCCAGCAGCGGAGGACCAGCAGCAGCACCCATCGGCGGCCTGTTTATTTATTGCATTGCAAATTGGATTGCAAGTAGGTACCAGCACCCATCACACCCATATAGACTAGCTACCATGTACATGTTTTAAATCCCTGTCCACCACGTTTATACCTTTGCCCACCACCACTCCTTTCCCTCTGAGCACATGTGCATCCTGTATGTGTCCCATTGCTTGTCCCAAAGTGGATGCGATAAATCTGATGCAAAAAAACACTCAAGTAGAAAATCATAATTGCAGGACTCCTGGGAGACTTTTAGTTCAGATAAGTCTCATTAGTGGATGGGTGCCTTAAAACCATAGGCAAAAAGTGACAGAAACACATTTACAATAATATCAGACACCAGAATCCTTAATGTGAAAATAATCTGACAATTTATTTTGCtcaataaataatataaaaaataaataacacaAAAGAGATAACACTTCATTAATTTATGAGGCATCAGCTAGTATGGATGTTGATAACTGTAATACCCTTCCTTTTTATTGGCGATAGATTTTGTGGGCGATGGGGGTTGCTGAGCAACCTATTCAGTTGTAAGAAAAAAAATGGTCATCATTAGACAATAAAACGTTATTTTTCTTATTGCAATGGGTTTTAAAGAAACAAGGCAAATCATGTTCACTGTAATCATTTGATAGTGATCTTCAAGAACTAGGAAAATAATTATGAGAAGAGTGCTGGCATTCTAGTGCGAGCCATAAACttgaggtgcccatacactagaccacaggttctcaaactcggtcctcaggaccccacacagtgcatgttttgcaggtctcctcacagaatcacaagtgacataattagcttcacctgcggaccttttaaaatgtgtcagtgagtaattaatacacctgtgcacttgctgggttacctgcaaaacatgcactgtgtggggtcctgaggaccgagtttgagaaccactgcactagacgatattatgagcgatttTGCCGCTTCCGACACatcggaactacaaatcgttcacagtagtgcagatcgttcagtgtctgtgaacgataACAATCACTGCGCGGTCCCATTGGTCGTTGGGCGGAGCTTCTGATCTTCTTTGCTGcagagaagatctgaagctatCTTCAAcggcagcatgctcctggatgtagccactcccagatcttaagatatatcatgtgtattgtactatattgtttgcccaggactgccgggGGAGTTTAAGGGAAATTGTTAACGAGAAATCATCTTTTACAGGTCATCTAGTGTAATGTTAATTTCTAAATTTGCCAGATTATTTTCAGGGTACGACACTTGCTTAAGAACCAAACATCCGTTCACATCATCCCATTGGCCAGATGTACACATGTGGGTTGGCTCTGATGAGCACTGTGGCATGCAAATTAATCCAGTACAAGACTTCTGTAAACTAGTGTACATTTACATTCTTCACGTATGCATAACATACATATGGTTTGCAGACTTCTGTAAACACTAATTTGGAAAGTCTGGGTTCCGTCCATGGCTATTCTGACCCGATTATTAATACTAACCATATATAAGAACCCTGGTTGAACGCTACTGGCATATGCGGTCTGTTCTACAGTATGCCCCCaataatgtaaaataaataaaaaccctcTTATAAAACAAATATCAAACTGTATAATATAACATAACTATTTCAGTACTTCAAATAATTTAACACATTATAAAATTTTAAattattatataaataaaataatcataAATAGCACTCTAAGTTCTAAAAATAGAACAATTGGTCTGCACTACACAGTAGTGAGGATGGGTAAGTTCATCAATTTCCTTTTACGCTGTGACGCACAGCTCGTGTTGTCTTTTCCATGTAGTCTTTGAATGATTGCAGGATTATATAAGTTGTAACTTTCTCGTTCCAGATATCGCTACTCTTTAGTTCATCAACGGAGATGTCAGTGCTGGTCTCTTCTATCTCTTCTTCTGGGTTTTTTTCCATCTAGAACATAATGTGATTACAAAAACAAAATTACACATGGCAtttaaataaagtgtttaaaaacaattGTCCTATTACTTAGCACACATTCTCTGTGAGGAGACTTGCTATAGCACAGTCACTGTGGAGGGACTCTTTGAACTCCCTGTACTTATTCCGTATCAGGGCTCTAATGGTTAGTTCTCGACTTATCATCTAGGAAAAATAGGGGAATACAGAGGGTTTTACAGCCATATCAGCGACTCTAAATTGCCCATGTTTTTAACTGAATAGTTATTGAAAATGAATCGACTGACAATGGCAAGCGGTGATAAAAGCTGTATGACAGATGAAAGATATATATTGGTAAAATGAAGGTAATAGCCCATGGGCCTTATCGTTATTACTCAGCCGAAACTTCACAAACTAGAATTTGCTGCACTAAACCATTCATGCTCTACTGCTTTTAACATATTTAGATATCTTGTAAACCTGCAGTTGTAGGGCTTTTCCTAGCTGAGTAAAATCTGTATTATCAGACACACTGTATTtcagaatgtattttttttttaatgatgtctACTGACATTCGCGTAAAATACTGTCtgatctatggggtatattcaataagagtcggaaactgccgtcttgttggaaaaacGGCAGTTTCCGAGtgatttaggttggaaggggtaccgatctattcaataggggcagttttttcgacaagtcgggaattcccgacttgtcggaaaacatgtcgatcggcggaatagccactgATCCGCTTGATTCTGTCAGAAACAGggacaaatccaacaggttttggccccatttccaacaatctcaatccgactttaaaaaagtgcTATTTTAAGTATCGTGCTTACCCTTTTAACAGTTTCTGCCAGTGTGTGTGTTTTCAGTTGTATAAACTCTACAGTTTGTTTCTTGTCTTTGAAAGAGTCTTTCAGAAACACCAGGTATATCTGGAATCGCAGGAGGTCACGGTGGATCTTGTGCAGACACCTTTCCTAGAATGAGAAGAGCGTGTTACTTCTGGGAATTGTATTTATGGGTTATGCGCACATATAATATACAGTAACATGGGCTTGACTATGCACTAACCACTACCCAACAAACCTTTTCCCTCTCATGGAATTGACTGAAACCGCCGAAGATGCGGTGGCCTTGAAAAagtactgcttagtaaatttactcccatgAGTGTGTAAACGTGGTTGAAAGTCAGCGCAAATAATCAGGAAATACATATTCATGTCCTACAGATGCATATTTATTTACCTTCCTGAATCCTGAGCTCAGACATCTATCTGAAACTGTGATTTCGGGGAGTTTCAGCTCCTTTTTGAAATGTCGTTCCATACTGTTGCCACAGAGGCGGGGAGTTTCACAGAGCTACAA from Pseudophryne corroboree isolate aPseCor3 chromosome 5, aPseCor3.hap2, whole genome shotgun sequence encodes the following:
- the IL6 gene encoding interleukin-6 — translated: MENPVELAKLIAQETDNLYRELCETPRLCGNSMERHFKKELKLPEITVSDRCLSSGFRKERCLHKIHRDLLRFQIYLVFLKDSFKDKKQTVEFIQLKTHTLAETVKRMEKNPEEEIEETSTDISVDELKSSDIWNEKVTTYIILQSFKDYMEKTTRAVRHSVKGN